The Toxorhynchites rutilus septentrionalis strain SRP chromosome 3, ASM2978413v1, whole genome shotgun sequence genome includes a region encoding these proteins:
- the LOC129778955 gene encoding transcription factor btd-like isoform X1 codes for MLNSMVGSPSIWNSSSPLSWDSTLGFRPEAYDATANTFCSHPAGSPSYQVDSQQMYYPVYSPFSLHQSYPYYQYPSTAYYSDLASNMCFGSPMLYHGWYGMPYEPQLEDSSPPANGRRRCTRCICPNCTNELSGLPPVVGPDEKGRRLHICHYPGCKKFYNKTSHLYAHILIHTGEKPFPCDWANCGKRFVRSDELQRHYRTHTGEKTYACPKCPKKFSRRDHRVKHEKSHDNKAKREARKTEKMKAMKDAKQDKNKQNKKNVQLTEAENQPVKISVMQEKCCENKTPEVESSEKELNVVLNEHVDNQIITLNHHESNKALGEANIVSSEERCSQSYQENYQNIQHAQSTRKNYTVQSIMYGNREQDYPRQLDFGPVSIPSSTNTQSESVAVSYPYLNGVYDRTNPTSEPNLTASMNNFMMHNYASYGYPPQLQ; via the coding sequence ATGCTTAACTCAATGGTAGGTTCGCCTAGCATATGGAACAGTTCCAGTCCCTTGAGTTGGGACTCTACATTAGGCTTCAGGCCAGAAGCTTATGATGCAACCGCTAACACCTTTTGTTCACACCCTGCCGGAAGTCCATCATACCAAGTTGACTCACAACAAATGTACTATCCTGTATATTCACCATTCTCACTCCATCAGTCCTATCCATATTATCAGTATCCGTCAACAGCTTACTACAGTGACCTAGCCAGCAACATGTGTTTTGGATCGCCTATGCTGTATCATGGTTGGTACGGAATGCCCTACGAGCCTCAATTGGAGGATAGTTCTCCCCCCGCAAATGGACGCCGAAGGTGTACCCGTTGTATTTGTCCGAACTGTACCAACGAACTTTCTGGTTTGCCCCCGGTTGTTGGTCCGGACGAGAAAGGTAGACGACTACACATTTGTCACTATCCAGGTTGTAAAAAGTTTTACAACAAAACTAGTCACCTGTACGCACatattctcattcacactggaGAAAAACCATTCCCTTGCGATTGGGCAAACTGTGGCAAACGTTTCGTTCGTTCGGATGAGTTGCAAAGACACTATCGGACGCACACAGGCGAAAAGACTTATGCGTGCCCCAAGTGTCCCAAAAAGTTCTCCAGAAGGGATCATCGCGTTAAGCATGAGAAATCTCACGATAACAAAGCGAAGAGAGAGGCCAGGAAAACTGAAAAGATGAAGGCGATGAAGGATGCGAAGCAGGAtaaaaacaaacagaacaaGAAGAATGTTCAGTTGACGGAGGCTGAAAATCAACCGGTAAAAATCAGTGTAATGCAAGAAAAATGTTGTGAAAATAAGACGCCCGAAGTAGAGAGTTCGGAAAAAGAGCTTAATGTCGTACTGAATGAACACGTGGATAATCAAATCATAACTTTGAACCATCATGAAAGCAATAAAGCACTCGGGGAAGCAAACATCGTATCATCAGAAGAACGATGCAGCCAGAGTTATCAGGAAAACTATCAAAATATTCAGCATGCGCAAAGCACAAGAAAGAATTACACAGTGCAATCGATAATGTATGGGAACAGAGAGCAGGATtatcccaggcagcttgattttggaCCAGTTTCAATTCCATCAAGTACAAACACACAGTCTGAGTCGGTTGCTGTCAGTTATCCCTACTTGAACGGCGTTTATGATCGTACTAATCCTACCAGTGAGCCAAACTTGACAGCCTCGATGAACAATTTTATGATGCATAATTACGCATCCTATGGCTATCCTCCCCAACTGCAGTAA
- the LOC129778955 gene encoding transcription factor btd-like isoform X2 produces the protein MYYPVYSPFSLHQSYPYYQYPSTAYYSDLASNMCFGSPMLYHGWYGMPYEPQLEDSSPPANGRRRCTRCICPNCTNELSGLPPVVGPDEKGRRLHICHYPGCKKFYNKTSHLYAHILIHTGEKPFPCDWANCGKRFVRSDELQRHYRTHTGEKTYACPKCPKKFSRRDHRVKHEKSHDNKAKREARKTEKMKAMKDAKQDKNKQNKKNVQLTEAENQPVKISVMQEKCCENKTPEVESSEKELNVVLNEHVDNQIITLNHHESNKALGEANIVSSEERCSQSYQENYQNIQHAQSTRKNYTVQSIMYGNREQDYPRQLDFGPVSIPSSTNTQSESVAVSYPYLNGVYDRTNPTSEPNLTASMNNFMMHNYASYGYPPQLQ, from the coding sequence ATGTACTATCCTGTATATTCACCATTCTCACTCCATCAGTCCTATCCATATTATCAGTATCCGTCAACAGCTTACTACAGTGACCTAGCCAGCAACATGTGTTTTGGATCGCCTATGCTGTATCATGGTTGGTACGGAATGCCCTACGAGCCTCAATTGGAGGATAGTTCTCCCCCCGCAAATGGACGCCGAAGGTGTACCCGTTGTATTTGTCCGAACTGTACCAACGAACTTTCTGGTTTGCCCCCGGTTGTTGGTCCGGACGAGAAAGGTAGACGACTACACATTTGTCACTATCCAGGTTGTAAAAAGTTTTACAACAAAACTAGTCACCTGTACGCACatattctcattcacactggaGAAAAACCATTCCCTTGCGATTGGGCAAACTGTGGCAAACGTTTCGTTCGTTCGGATGAGTTGCAAAGACACTATCGGACGCACACAGGCGAAAAGACTTATGCGTGCCCCAAGTGTCCCAAAAAGTTCTCCAGAAGGGATCATCGCGTTAAGCATGAGAAATCTCACGATAACAAAGCGAAGAGAGAGGCCAGGAAAACTGAAAAGATGAAGGCGATGAAGGATGCGAAGCAGGAtaaaaacaaacagaacaaGAAGAATGTTCAGTTGACGGAGGCTGAAAATCAACCGGTAAAAATCAGTGTAATGCAAGAAAAATGTTGTGAAAATAAGACGCCCGAAGTAGAGAGTTCGGAAAAAGAGCTTAATGTCGTACTGAATGAACACGTGGATAATCAAATCATAACTTTGAACCATCATGAAAGCAATAAAGCACTCGGGGAAGCAAACATCGTATCATCAGAAGAACGATGCAGCCAGAGTTATCAGGAAAACTATCAAAATATTCAGCATGCGCAAAGCACAAGAAAGAATTACACAGTGCAATCGATAATGTATGGGAACAGAGAGCAGGATtatcccaggcagcttgattttggaCCAGTTTCAATTCCATCAAGTACAAACACACAGTCTGAGTCGGTTGCTGTCAGTTATCCCTACTTGAACGGCGTTTATGATCGTACTAATCCTACCAGTGAGCCAAACTTGACAGCCTCGATGAACAATTTTATGATGCATAATTACGCATCCTATGGCTATCCTCCCCAACTGCAGTAA